From Cellulophaga lytica DSM 7489, a single genomic window includes:
- a CDS encoding CvpA family protein, with the protein MNFLDIILGILLIWGLYKGIKNGLLIEVASLVALVAGIYTAIHFSYIIGNYLTEKWQWDQSTIHIASSILTFIVVVLIINLVGKLLTKVAKAVMLGTLNRIAGGLFGALKVAVIIGALLLFLDQANNKLQIVKQETIKSSALYTPIKTIGELVFTFVMEETQEHPTETL; encoded by the coding sequence ATGAATTTTTTAGACATTATACTTGGCATACTACTAATTTGGGGACTTTACAAAGGCATTAAAAACGGACTTTTAATAGAGGTAGCCTCCCTAGTAGCTTTAGTTGCTGGTATTTATACCGCCATACACTTCTCTTATATTATTGGCAATTACCTAACTGAAAAATGGCAATGGGACCAAAGCACTATACATATTGCATCTTCTATATTAACTTTTATTGTTGTTGTACTTATTATTAATTTGGTTGGCAAATTACTTACCAAAGTAGCTAAAGCTGTTATGCTAGGCACTTTAAATAGAATTGCTGGCGGACTATTTGGTGCGTTAAAGGTTGCCGTAATTATTGGAGCATTACTTTTGTTTTTAGACCAAGCCAACAACAAACTACAAATTGTAAAACAAGAAACTATAAAAAGTTCTGCTCTTTACACACCTATAAAAACTATAGGCGAGCTAGTTTTTACTTTTGTTATGGAAGAAACACAAGAACACCCTACAGAAACCCTTTAA
- a CDS encoding alpha-2-macroglobulin family protein has protein sequence MKTKSIFFVLCLALFFGCKKKVTTVDAESAAKYAEYVSEYTQGIISTKAPVQIVLSKPVNDWTNGKDLSSSILDISPSASGKIKAINENTIVFTPSKALKQNTEYTFLVNLKEIYKDIPSDLEEFAFSVNTIKQEFSVTLSPMQAYSKEYQYIDLQLRSADVLTLETVKKLTTATYKGKKLAFKYNNNPKNGTQFQFKLDSIKRYKEDEKLELAYDGNSFDIDTKGKIDVVIPGKNNFSILNVDVRQTSSPVVKINFSDPLKKGQNLKGLVVLENDANPKFSIKGNTLYLYPSQNHTGSLLLEVFDGIQRGDGVKLKKKYTERIAFEQIKPQVRALSNGVILPSSTNLKVNFEAVNLKAVDVKVFRIYENNVLQFLQVTELGGNNQLRRVARPIASKKLELIDELTVNSGKWQAHALDLTNLITPEKGAIYRVEFSFKPQYSLYTCSDGTNFSPFDEEEDNDDFDEETESSYWDNSESYYNNDYSWSERENPCHTSYYVNKKVGINVLATDIGVTVKKGINNSYFVATSDLVTAKPIVGAKVTFYNYQQQALGTVTTSAEGVSFFDADHLAFFAVAEFKGQKTYVKLNDGNALSVSKFKVNGVKLQKGIKGYIFGERGVWRPGDMLYLSFVLNDNANKLPANHPVKLELLDPYNDVVHREVKTVGVNNFYSFPIQTDEDAMTGDWLAKVSVGGAQFTKTIKIETIKPNRLKIKNDFGKGILKGGKPIKGTMEVKWLHGAIAKNLNTDIAAKFNAVETKFKNYPGYIFDDPSRGFSAEEQMVYNGKIDAEGKANFAINPQLESNPPGMLKASFVTKVYENGGDFSTDVFTKEYSPYQTYIGLNVPKGDKSKGMLLTDIKHNFEVVSVDQNGKPKATKNLKVAIYKIQWRWWWETSEDNLTHYGNSGYRNKIFETTISTNSKGKGNFEFELKYPDWGRYLVRVEDENGGHATGKAVYIDWPGWAGKSKKNDPSAATMLLFSSDKEKYNVGETATFTFPSSENGRALVTVENGNEVLESLWVEAQKGETKFTIPMTKEFTPNVFIHISLLQPHASTQNDLPIRMYGVIPISVENKETKLEPEIEMPDVLRPEETINVKVSEKDGKAMTYTIAIVDEGLLDLTRFKTPNPWGTFYANEALGVKTWDIYDDVIGAFGGRINQVFAIGGDDELAGAKNKKANRFEPMVVHLGPFKLEKGQTKAHKIKIPKYVGSVRTMVVAADSEKEAYGSQEKTTPVRKPLMILASLPRKITPGESVILPVTVFAMEKKVKNVTVKIKENKAFTIEAGNSKSLKFTTPDEKMAYFVLKVSDFKGIGKVVVEASGNGEKASFEIPIDVVNPNPVTAEATSYVLNANSSKTISLETFGVDGTNTASVELSTLPPMNFNGRMQYLIRYPHGCVEQTTSGAFPQLFLADIFDMPKSKKEKVQKNVEMAINRLAGFQKSNGGLSYWPGQSNANDWGTTYAGHFMLEAEKRGYVLPIGFKSKWITYQKNIAKQYRTSGRYTLLPQAYRLYTLALAGSADVASMNRLQETKDLSNQSKLRLAAAYALIGQKSVAAKLMNSATLDFTNSKHNYGTYGSTERNKAMALETMSIMENKKASQQLAKEIAEALNSDKYMSTQSTAYSLLAMAKFADMVGGKGIKATLKVNGKRDNVSTSKTLANRALSIKKGSNSVEIKNNEGNTLYVTLVNSGKLPVGQEKTVQNNLSVNVVYKSRNGNVIDASQIQQGTDFVAEVVLKNTTNSKIEDVALTEIFPSGWEIVNTRFTDFGSFAENNVTYTDLRDDRANFYFDLRENETKSFRVLLNASYLGTYYLPGVQAEAMYDNDYLVRTKGRWVEVVK, from the coding sequence ATGAAAACCAAGTCTATCTTTTTTGTTTTATGTTTAGCCCTTTTTTTTGGGTGTAAAAAAAAGGTCACAACTGTAGATGCAGAGTCCGCTGCAAAATATGCAGAGTATGTGTCTGAGTATACACAAGGTATTATTTCTACAAAAGCACCAGTGCAAATTGTTTTAAGTAAGCCTGTAAATGATTGGACAAATGGTAAAGATTTAAGCTCAAGTATTTTAGATATTTCTCCTAGTGCATCAGGAAAAATAAAAGCTATAAATGAAAATACTATAGTTTTTACTCCGTCAAAAGCTTTAAAGCAGAATACTGAGTATACCTTTTTAGTAAACTTAAAAGAAATTTATAAAGATATTCCTAGTGATTTAGAAGAGTTTGCTTTTTCTGTTAATACAATAAAGCAAGAGTTTAGTGTAACGTTAAGTCCTATGCAGGCATACTCAAAAGAATATCAATATATAGACTTGCAATTAAGGTCTGCAGACGTTTTAACTCTAGAAACCGTAAAAAAACTAACCACTGCTACTTATAAAGGTAAAAAGTTAGCTTTTAAATATAATAACAACCCTAAAAATGGAACTCAGTTTCAGTTTAAGTTAGATAGTATTAAAAGGTACAAAGAAGATGAAAAGTTAGAATTGGCTTATGATGGTAACTCTTTTGATATTGACACAAAGGGTAAAATTGATGTTGTGATTCCTGGTAAAAACAACTTTTCAATATTAAACGTAGATGTAAGACAAACAAGTAGTCCGGTTGTAAAAATTAATTTTTCAGACCCATTAAAAAAAGGTCAAAATTTAAAAGGGTTAGTAGTTTTAGAGAATGATGCAAACCCTAAATTCTCTATTAAAGGAAATACATTATACCTATACCCGTCACAAAACCACACAGGATCCTTATTGTTAGAGGTTTTTGATGGTATACAAAGAGGAGACGGTGTAAAACTTAAAAAAAAATATACAGAGCGTATAGCTTTTGAGCAAATTAAACCACAGGTTAGAGCGTTGTCTAACGGTGTTATTTTGCCATCATCTACCAACTTAAAAGTAAATTTTGAGGCCGTAAACTTAAAAGCTGTAGATGTTAAGGTATTTCGTATTTATGAAAACAATGTACTTCAGTTTTTACAAGTAACAGAGTTAGGTGGTAACAACCAATTACGTAGAGTTGCAAGGCCAATTGCAAGTAAAAAACTAGAATTAATAGATGAGCTTACGGTAAATAGTGGTAAATGGCAAGCACATGCTTTAGACTTAACAAACTTAATAACACCAGAAAAAGGAGCTATTTACAGAGTAGAGTTTTCATTTAAACCGCAATACAGTTTATATACTTGTAGTGATGGCACAAACTTTAGTCCTTTTGATGAAGAGGAAGACAATGATGATTTTGATGAAGAAACTGAAAGTAGCTATTGGGATAATTCTGAAAGTTACTACAACAATGATTATAGCTGGAGTGAAAGAGAAAATCCTTGTCACACATCATACTATGTAAATAAAAAAGTAGGAATTAATGTTTTGGCCACAGATATAGGTGTTACTGTAAAAAAAGGAATTAATAACAGCTATTTTGTTGCAACATCAGACCTAGTAACAGCCAAGCCAATAGTAGGTGCCAAAGTTACTTTTTACAATTACCAGCAACAGGCATTAGGTACTGTAACAACAAGTGCAGAAGGAGTTTCTTTTTTTGATGCAGACCACTTAGCATTTTTTGCAGTAGCAGAGTTTAAGGGGCAAAAAACTTACGTTAAACTTAATGACGGTAACGCATTATCTGTAAGTAAGTTTAAAGTAAATGGTGTTAAATTACAAAAAGGAATTAAAGGGTATATTTTTGGAGAACGTGGTGTTTGGCGTCCAGGAGATATGTTGTACTTGTCTTTTGTTTTAAATGATAATGCAAATAAATTACCAGCAAATCATCCTGTAAAATTAGAATTGTTAGACCCATATAATGATGTGGTTCATAGAGAGGTAAAAACTGTAGGTGTAAATAATTTTTATAGTTTTCCTATACAGACAGATGAAGATGCTATGACAGGAGACTGGTTGGCAAAAGTATCTGTAGGAGGTGCGCAGTTCACAAAAACCATTAAAATTGAAACCATTAAACCAAATAGGTTAAAAATTAAAAACGATTTTGGAAAGGGCATCTTAAAAGGAGGAAAACCAATAAAAGGAACAATGGAAGTTAAGTGGTTGCACGGTGCAATTGCAAAAAATTTAAATACAGATATAGCTGCTAAATTTAATGCGGTAGAAACAAAATTTAAAAATTACCCAGGCTATATTTTTGATGATCCAAGTAGAGGTTTTTCTGCAGAAGAACAAATGGTTTATAATGGTAAAATAGATGCAGAGGGTAAAGCTAATTTCGCTATAAATCCACAATTAGAGAGTAACCCTCCAGGAATGTTAAAAGCATCTTTTGTAACTAAAGTTTATGAAAACGGAGGAGATTTTAGTACAGATGTTTTTACTAAAGAATACTCTCCTTACCAAACTTATATAGGGCTTAATGTGCCAAAAGGCGATAAGTCTAAAGGGATGTTGTTAACAGACATAAAGCATAATTTTGAAGTGGTTTCTGTAGACCAAAACGGAAAGCCAAAAGCAACTAAAAACTTAAAAGTAGCCATATATAAAATACAATGGCGCTGGTGGTGGGAGACTTCTGAAGATAACCTAACTCACTATGGCAATAGCGGTTACAGAAATAAGATTTTTGAAACTACAATTAGTACAAACTCTAAAGGAAAAGGAAATTTTGAATTTGAATTGAAATATCCAGATTGGGGAAGGTATTTAGTTAGAGTAGAAGATGAGAATGGCGGACACGCAACTGGTAAAGCGGTTTATATAGATTGGCCAGGTTGGGCAGGTAAGTCTAAAAAGAACGATCCGTCTGCGGCTACAATGCTATTATTTTCATCGGATAAAGAAAAATACAATGTTGGTGAAACAGCAACCTTTACATTTCCTAGCTCAGAAAATGGAAGAGCATTGGTTACCGTAGAAAATGGGAATGAGGTTTTAGAGTCTCTTTGGGTAGAAGCCCAAAAAGGAGAAACTAAGTTTACAATACCAATGACAAAAGAGTTTACACCTAACGTGTTTATTCATATTTCTTTATTGCAACCACACGCTTCTACACAAAACGATTTGCCAATACGTATGTATGGTGTAATTCCAATCTCTGTAGAAAATAAGGAAACAAAATTAGAACCAGAAATTGAAATGCCAGATGTGCTTAGGCCAGAAGAAACAATTAATGTTAAAGTAAGCGAAAAAGATGGCAAAGCAATGACGTATACTATTGCTATTGTAGATGAAGGTTTGTTAGATTTAACAAGGTTTAAAACACCAAACCCTTGGGGAACTTTTTATGCAAATGAGGCATTAGGAGTAAAAACTTGGGATATTTATGATGATGTTATTGGTGCCTTTGGCGGCAGAATAAATCAGGTATTTGCTATTGGTGGTGATGATGAACTTGCTGGGGCTAAAAACAAAAAAGCAAATAGGTTTGAGCCTATGGTGGTGCATTTAGGCCCTTTTAAATTAGAAAAAGGACAAACTAAAGCGCACAAAATAAAAATACCAAAATATGTAGGTTCTGTTAGAACTATGGTTGTTGCAGCAGACTCAGAAAAAGAAGCCTATGGTAGCCAAGAAAAAACAACCCCTGTACGTAAACCGCTAATGATTTTAGCATCATTACCACGTAAAATAACTCCAGGAGAATCTGTAATATTACCAGTTACTGTTTTTGCTATGGAGAAAAAGGTTAAAAACGTAACAGTAAAAATTAAAGAAAATAAAGCCTTTACTATAGAAGCAGGCAATAGCAAGTCGTTAAAGTTTACTACTCCAGATGAAAAAATGGCGTATTTTGTTCTTAAGGTTTCAGACTTTAAGGGTATTGGTAAAGTAGTTGTAGAGGCGTCAGGTAACGGAGAAAAAGCATCTTTTGAAATTCCAATAGATGTGGTAAATCCAAATCCAGTAACAGCAGAGGCTACAAGCTATGTATTAAACGCTAATAGTAGTAAAACCATTAGTTTAGAAACCTTTGGTGTAGACGGTACTAATACTGCATCTGTAGAGCTATCTACATTACCTCCAATGAATTTTAATGGTAGAATGCAGTATTTAATTCGTTACCCACACGGTTGTGTAGAGCAGACTACATCTGGTGCTTTTCCACAGTTATTTTTAGCAGATATTTTTGATATGCCTAAGTCTAAAAAAGAAAAAGTACAGAAAAATGTAGAAATGGCTATAAACCGTTTAGCAGGTTTCCAAAAATCAAACGGAGGTTTATCATATTGGCCAGGTCAAAGTAATGCTAATGACTGGGGAACAACCTATGCAGGACACTTTATGTTAGAAGCAGAAAAAAGAGGATATGTGTTGCCAATAGGGTTTAAATCTAAATGGATTACATATCAAAAAAATATAGCAAAGCAGTATAGAACCAGTGGTAGATATACACTGTTGCCGCAAGCATACCGTTTATACACTTTGGCATTAGCTGGTAGTGCAGATGTTGCGTCTATGAACAGGTTACAAGAAACAAAAGACTTGTCTAACCAATCTAAATTAAGACTAGCAGCTGCTTATGCCCTTATTGGTCAAAAATCTGTAGCAGCTAAGTTAATGAACAGTGCAACGTTAGATTTTACAAATAGTAAACATAATTATGGCACTTATGGGTCTACAGAGCGTAACAAAGCTATGGCATTAGAAACTATGTCTATAATGGAGAACAAAAAAGCGTCTCAGCAGTTGGCAAAAGAAATTGCAGAAGCTTTAAATAGTGATAAGTATATGAGTACACAAAGTACAGCATATAGCTTATTAGCAATGGCTAAGTTTGCAGATATGGTTGGTGGTAAAGGCATTAAAGCTACGCTAAAAGTTAATGGTAAAAGAGATAATGTTAGCACTAGTAAAACATTAGCTAACAGAGCGCTTTCTATTAAAAAAGGAAGCAACTCTGTAGAAATTAAAAATAATGAGGGTAATACACTTTATGTAACCTTAGTTAATAGTGGTAAGTTACCTGTTGGGCAAGAAAAAACAGTGCAAAATAACCTTAGTGTTAATGTAGTGTATAAGTCTAGAAATGGAAATGTTATAGATGCATCACAAATACAACAAGGAACAGATTTTGTTGCTGAGGTTGTACTTAAAAATACTACCAATAGTAAAATTGAAGATGTAGCGTTAACAGAAATTTTTCCTAGTGGATGGGAAATTGTAAACACACGTTTTACAGATTTTGGAAGCTTTGCAGAAAACAATGTAACCTATACAGATTTAAGAGATGATAGAGCTAATTTTTATTTTGACTTAAGAGAAAATGAAACTAAAAGCTTTAGAGTTTTACTAAATGCATCATACCTAGGAACATATTATTTACCTGGTGTGCAAGCAGAAGCTATGTATGATAATGATTACCTGGTACGTACAAAAGGACGTTGGGTAGAGGTTGTAAAATAA
- a CDS encoding CAP domain-containing protein: MLKKLTYVLLVLITSIVFSCSKDNLEDEINLMSNAELENNLFIQVNSHRESLGLQPLKTSTIAKKYATSHSEYMANTKDLSHANFEERAKAIANETGANYIAENIASSYTSAQETLQSWLQSEGHKANLEGDYTHTGISVMHKQNGDYYYTQLFYK, translated from the coding sequence ATGTTAAAAAAGTTAACTTACGTATTACTAGTCCTTATAACCTCTATTGTTTTTAGCTGCTCTAAAGATAATTTAGAAGATGAAATTAACTTAATGAGCAATGCAGAGCTAGAAAACAACTTGTTCATACAAGTTAATTCTCATAGAGAATCTTTAGGTTTACAGCCATTAAAAACAAGTACTATTGCTAAAAAATATGCTACATCACATAGCGAGTATATGGCTAACACAAAAGATTTAAGCCATGCTAATTTTGAGGAAAGGGCAAAAGCCATAGCCAATGAAACCGGAGCCAATTACATAGCAGAAAACATTGCTAGTAGTTACACATCTGCTCAAGAAACATTGCAAAGTTGGCTACAAAGTGAAGGACATAAAGCCAATTTAGAAGGAGATTACACCCACACAGGTATTAGTGTTATGCACAAACAAAACGGCGATTATTATTATACCCAACTTTTTTACAAGTAA
- a CDS encoding CAP domain-containing protein — MCKMKIPLISLLLIFFISCNKTDGVDELYEEVAATQMEAELITLINNHRTNIGLEKLQISNNAYRYAKEHNIYMIKINAINHDNFIERAENLSSETNATLVAENVANQYSNAQQILNAWLNSPNHKDNIETNYEYTGICILTNTNGEHYVTQILYK, encoded by the coding sequence ATGTGTAAGATGAAAATTCCCCTAATTTCTCTTTTGCTTATTTTTTTTATAAGCTGTAATAAAACTGATGGTGTAGATGAACTTTATGAAGAAGTTGCAGCAACTCAAATGGAGGCTGAACTAATTACTTTAATTAACAACCACAGAACCAATATTGGCTTAGAAAAATTACAAATAAGTAATAATGCTTACAGGTACGCTAAAGAGCACAATATTTATATGATAAAAATTAATGCTATTAATCATGATAATTTTATAGAAAGAGCAGAAAATTTATCTTCTGAAACTAATGCAACTTTAGTAGCAGAAAATGTAGCAAACCAATACAGTAACGCCCAACAAATACTAAACGCTTGGCTAAATAGTCCTAACCATAAAGATAATATAGAAACCAATTATGAGTATACAGGAATTTGTATACTTACAAACACCAACGGTGAACACTACGTTACCCAAATCTTATACAAGTAA
- a CDS encoding 3-hydroxyanthranilate 3,4-dioxygenase, which produces MAIKAPFNLNKWISENRDTLKPPVGNKNLYKDAGDYIVMVVAGPNARKDYHYNETEELFYQLEGTIEVHIQEDGKKKTMQLGPGDMYLHPAKVPHSPVRHKDSIGLVIERKRNNLGVDDGLLWYCDNCNHKLYEAYFTLNDIEKDFLSHFKIFYGSKEHRTCNNCGTVMPVDSRYTADED; this is translated from the coding sequence ATGGCTATAAAAGCACCCTTTAATTTAAACAAATGGATCTCTGAAAATAGAGATACTTTAAAGCCACCTGTAGGTAATAAAAACTTATATAAAGATGCAGGTGATTATATAGTTATGGTTGTAGCAGGCCCAAACGCCAGAAAAGACTACCACTATAATGAAACCGAAGAACTTTTTTACCAACTAGAAGGTACTATAGAAGTACACATACAAGAAGACGGTAAAAAGAAAACTATGCAACTAGGCCCTGGAGATATGTACCTGCACCCCGCAAAAGTACCACATTCTCCTGTACGCCACAAAGACTCTATTGGCTTAGTTATAGAACGCAAAAGAAACAACCTTGGTGTAGATGATGGTTTACTTTGGTATTGTGACAATTGTAACCACAAACTTTATGAAGCTTATTTTACCTTAAACGATATTGAAAAAGACTTTCTAAGTCATTTTAAAATATTTTATGGTTCTAAAGAACACCGTACTTGCAACAACTGCGGCACTGTAATGCCTGTAGATAGTAGGTATACGGCAGATGAAGATTAG
- a CDS encoding L-piperidine-6-carboxylate dehydrogenase yields the protein MSEIAASFGIESALKELGLKDINEGTSTGSNNFSNGDIIESYSPVDGKLIGKVKATTKEDYNIVMQTATSAFKTWRTMPAPQRGEIVRQFGEKLREKKEALGKLVSYEMGKSYQEGLGEVQEMIDICDFAVGLSRQLHGLTMHSERPGHRMYEQYHPLGVVGIISAFNFPVAVWAWNTALAWICGDVCVWKPSEKTPMCGVACQNIAAEVFAANNLPEGICNLINGDYKVGEMMTKDTRIPLVSATGSTRMGKIVAKEVAGRLGKSLLELGGNNAIIVTPDADIKMTVIGAVFGAVGTAGQRCTSTRRLIIHDSIYDKVKDAVISAYNQLRIGNPLDENNHVGPIIDKDAVKMYQDALDKVVKEGGNIVVEGGVLEGEGYESGCYVKPAIAEAKNSFEIVQHETFAPILYLLKYSGGVENALEMQNGVAQGLSSAIMTNNLREAEHFLSVQGSDCGIANVNIGTSGAEIGGAFGGEKETGGGRESGSDAWKVYMRRQTNTINYTTELPLAQGIKFNL from the coding sequence ATGTCAGAAATAGCAGCATCTTTTGGAATAGAAAGCGCCTTAAAAGAATTGGGCCTTAAAGATATTAATGAAGGAACTTCTACCGGTTCTAATAATTTCTCTAACGGAGACATTATAGAAAGTTATTCCCCAGTAGACGGCAAACTTATTGGTAAAGTAAAAGCTACCACAAAAGAAGATTACAATATTGTAATGCAAACTGCTACTAGTGCTTTTAAAACCTGGAGGACAATGCCAGCTCCACAACGTGGAGAAATTGTACGTCAGTTTGGAGAAAAATTAAGAGAAAAAAAAGAAGCGCTTGGTAAACTTGTATCTTATGAAATGGGAAAAAGCTACCAAGAAGGTTTAGGTGAAGTTCAAGAAATGATAGATATATGCGACTTTGCTGTTGGATTATCTAGACAACTACACGGACTAACAATGCACTCTGAGCGTCCAGGACATAGAATGTATGAGCAATACCACCCACTTGGCGTAGTTGGTATTATATCTGCATTTAATTTTCCTGTTGCTGTGTGGGCTTGGAATACTGCTTTAGCTTGGATTTGCGGAGATGTATGCGTTTGGAAACCTAGCGAAAAAACACCTATGTGTGGCGTAGCATGCCAAAACATTGCTGCAGAAGTTTTTGCTGCTAATAACTTGCCAGAAGGTATTTGTAACTTAATAAATGGCGATTATAAGGTTGGTGAAATGATGACTAAAGACACCCGTATTCCTCTAGTTTCTGCCACAGGATCTACAAGAATGGGTAAAATTGTTGCTAAAGAGGTTGCTGGGCGTTTGGGTAAATCTTTGTTAGAATTAGGCGGTAACAACGCCATTATTGTTACACCAGATGCAGATATAAAAATGACTGTTATTGGCGCTGTATTTGGTGCTGTTGGTACTGCTGGCCAACGTTGCACATCTACACGTAGGTTAATTATACATGACTCTATTTATGATAAGGTAAAAGATGCCGTTATTAGTGCATACAATCAGCTGCGTATTGGTAATCCTTTAGATGAAAATAACCACGTTGGACCAATTATAGATAAAGATGCAGTAAAAATGTATCAAGATGCTTTAGACAAAGTTGTTAAAGAAGGTGGCAACATTGTAGTAGAAGGCGGTGTTTTAGAAGGAGAAGGTTATGAAAGTGGTTGCTATGTTAAACCAGCAATTGCAGAAGCTAAAAACTCTTTTGAAATTGTACAACATGAAACGTTTGCTCCTATTTTATACTTATTAAAATATTCTGGTGGTGTAGAAAATGCCCTAGAAATGCAAAACGGTGTTGCACAAGGCTTGTCTTCTGCAATTATGACTAATAATTTACGAGAAGCAGAACACTTTTTATCTGTTCAAGGATCTGACTGTGGTATTGCTAATGTAAACATTGGTACCTCTGGTGCAGAAATAGGTGGTGCTTTTGGTGGCGAAAAAGAAACTGGAGGAGGACGAGAGTCTGGTTCAGATGCTTGGAAAGTATATATGAGAAGACAAACAAATACTATTAACTATACTACAGAATTACCACTGGCACAAGGAATTAAATTTAACTTGTAA
- a CDS encoding OmpA family protein, with protein sequence MTKKLMYLLGIIITILVGTYFFITCCTCCGFATTDSNTVTDTNEEVQTPIEPKATAYPFSLKGNGFEFDSNDNFNFKSSEFAYQEPLSENVNKGVVAIQQYIDKDPKNAVTITGYYTAEEENKSAYPNLGIARANTIKNYVVASGVPSSKLNISGQLMNSMVPKDSIYIGPVAYDAVIAEDNTAQMDALYLKIKSNPLVLHFKTGQAAINLTAEQRQKIADISTYLDKVEGAMCNVVGHTDNTGDRTTNIGLGLKRAEFAKEYLTNNGISPSKINTSSKGPDEPIATNDTEEGKAQNRRTVITLK encoded by the coding sequence ATGACAAAAAAACTAATGTATCTACTCGGAATTATTATCACAATTCTGGTAGGAACTTACTTTTTTATTACGTGCTGTACATGTTGCGGATTTGCAACTACAGATTCAAATACTGTAACAGACACAAATGAAGAAGTTCAAACCCCAATTGAACCAAAAGCAACCGCTTATCCTTTTTCTTTAAAAGGAAATGGTTTTGAATTTGACAGCAATGACAATTTTAACTTTAAAAGCTCAGAATTTGCATACCAAGAGCCATTATCTGAAAATGTAAATAAAGGTGTAGTTGCAATACAACAGTACATAGATAAAGATCCTAAAAACGCAGTTACCATTACAGGCTACTACACGGCTGAAGAAGAGAACAAGTCTGCTTACCCAAACTTAGGTATAGCCAGGGCAAATACCATTAAAAATTATGTAGTTGCAAGCGGCGTACCCTCTTCTAAATTAAATATTTCCGGACAATTAATGAATTCTATGGTACCTAAAGATAGTATTTATATTGGTCCAGTTGCCTATGACGCTGTTATAGCAGAAGACAACACAGCACAAATGGATGCTCTTTACTTAAAAATTAAATCCAATCCATTAGTTCTTCATTTTAAAACAGGACAGGCAGCCATAAATTTAACTGCAGAACAGAGACAAAAAATAGCAGATATATCTACATATTTAGATAAAGTAGAAGGAGCAATGTGCAATGTAGTTGGCCATACTGATAATACAGGAGACCGAACAACAAATATTGGCCTTGGACTTAAAAGAGCAGAATTTGCTAAAGAATACCTAACAAACAACGGCATTTCTCCTTCTAAAATAAACACATCTTCTAAAGGCCCTGATGAGCCTATAGCAACCAATGACACAGAAGAAGGTAAAGCTCAAAATAGAAGAACAGTAATAACATTAAAATAA